The following are encoded in a window of Rhizobium sp. WYJ-E13 genomic DNA:
- a CDS encoding carbohydrate ABC transporter permease, whose amino-acid sequence MSSITSSEVAQGGNSGRWIGRVIIYGLLLIFAVLYLMPLFVMLTTSFKTMDEIQGGNMLALPQSPTFDAWFKAWGEACVGLTCAGIKGYFWNSIKMVVPAVAISTVLGALNGYVLTKWRFPGHTLVFGLMLFACFIPFQSVLLPMATILGALGRFGTTLQNATSFSFGFGNPTVNLVFVHVVYGLGFTTLFFRNFYEAFPTELVKAAQVDGASFFQIFRRIMLPNSLPIIVVTVIYQFTNIWNDFLFASAYAGTGDSMPMTVALNNVVNTSTGVVEYNVNMAAAMIAAVPTLIVYILAGRYFVRGLMAGAVKG is encoded by the coding sequence ATGAGCAGTATTACCTCTTCCGAGGTCGCGCAGGGCGGCAACAGCGGTCGCTGGATCGGCCGCGTCATCATCTACGGGCTGCTGCTGATCTTTGCCGTTCTCTACCTGATGCCGCTCTTCGTCATGCTGACGACTTCGTTCAAGACCATGGACGAAATTCAGGGCGGCAATATGCTCGCGCTGCCGCAGTCACCGACGTTCGATGCCTGGTTCAAGGCCTGGGGCGAGGCCTGCGTCGGCCTCACCTGCGCCGGCATCAAGGGCTACTTCTGGAATTCGATCAAGATGGTCGTGCCGGCAGTGGCGATCTCGACCGTTCTCGGCGCGCTCAACGGCTATGTACTGACCAAGTGGCGCTTTCCGGGCCATACGCTGGTCTTCGGCCTCATGCTCTTTGCCTGCTTCATCCCGTTCCAGTCGGTGCTGCTGCCGATGGCGACTATTCTCGGCGCGCTCGGCCGTTTCGGAACGACGCTGCAGAATGCAACGAGTTTCAGCTTCGGCTTCGGCAATCCGACTGTGAACCTCGTCTTCGTGCACGTGGTCTATGGCCTCGGCTTCACGACGCTGTTCTTCCGCAATTTCTATGAGGCGTTTCCGACGGAACTCGTGAAGGCCGCGCAGGTGGATGGCGCAAGCTTCTTTCAGATCTTCCGCCGCATCATGCTGCCGAATTCGCTGCCGATTATCGTGGTGACGGTCATCTACCAGTTCACCAATATCTGGAACGATTTCCTCTTCGCCTCGGCTTATGCCGGTACGGGTGACTCCATGCCGATGACGGTGGCGCTCAATAATGTCGTCAATACCTCGACCGGCGTGGTCGAATACAATGTCAACATGGCTGCGGCGATGATCGCGGCCGTTCCTACGCTCATCGTCTATATCCTCGCCGGCCGCTATTTCGTGCGCGGTCTGATGGCGGGCGCCGTCAAAGGGTGA
- a CDS encoding carbohydrate ABC transporter permease, with product MSTVATTDPVLTSKPSTRTSIRGRLQDALPRIVLAPSFLITVIFVYGFIVWTAYLSFTNSKTFPSYALTGSRAYQRLWRWTFESDPPSSWYTSITNMGIFGFLYIFICLALGLLLAILLDQKIRGEGILRPIFLYPMALSFIVTGVAWKWFLDPGLGLEQTLHHLGWTSFHFDWIKNKDFVIYTVVIAGVWQASGFVMAMFLAGLRGIDGEIMKAAQIDGASPFQMYRRIVIPMLRPIFLSAFIVLAHMAIKSYDLVVALTSGGPGGSAWLPSNFMYEYTFKRNEMAVGSASAIIMLMTISAIIVPYLYSELREKAR from the coding sequence ATGAGCACAGTTGCGACCACGGATCCGGTCCTGACGTCGAAGCCCTCAACCCGCACGTCCATTCGCGGCCGACTGCAGGATGCATTGCCGAGAATCGTATTGGCGCCGAGTTTCCTCATCACGGTGATCTTCGTCTACGGCTTCATCGTCTGGACGGCCTATCTTTCCTTTACAAATTCCAAGACCTTTCCATCCTATGCGCTGACGGGCTCGCGCGCCTATCAACGGCTCTGGCGCTGGACCTTCGAGAGCGACCCGCCGTCCTCCTGGTACACATCGATCACCAATATGGGGATCTTCGGCTTCCTCTATATTTTCATCTGCCTGGCGCTCGGGCTGCTGCTGGCGATCCTTCTCGACCAAAAGATCCGCGGCGAAGGCATATTGCGGCCGATTTTCCTCTATCCGATGGCGCTGTCCTTCATCGTGACGGGCGTCGCCTGGAAGTGGTTCCTTGATCCGGGCCTCGGGCTTGAGCAGACGCTGCATCATCTCGGCTGGACGAGCTTTCATTTCGACTGGATCAAGAACAAGGATTTCGTCATCTACACTGTCGTCATCGCCGGTGTCTGGCAGGCCTCCGGTTTCGTCATGGCAATGTTCCTGGCCGGCCTGCGTGGCATTGACGGCGAAATCATGAAGGCGGCGCAGATCGACGGCGCATCGCCCTTCCAGATGTACCGGCGCATCGTCATTCCGATGCTGCGGCCGATCTTCCTGTCGGCCTTTATCGTGCTCGCGCATATGGCGATCAAGTCCTACGACCTTGTCGTGGCGCTTACATCGGGCGGTCCCGGCGGCTCGGCATGGCTGCCGTCCAACTTCATGTATGAGTATACGTTCAAGCGAAATGAAATGGCTGTCGGTTCTGCAAGCGCCATCATCATGCTGATGACGATCTCGGCAATCATCGTTCCCTATCTCTATTCCGAACTGAGGGAGAAGGCGCGATGA
- a CDS encoding ABC transporter substrate-binding protein produces MRKFLSSAALAVVMMAGFGSAHAADVKEVQMLHWWTSGGEAAALNVLKQDLAKEGFAWKDVPVAGGGGDAAMTALKAMVAAGTYPTASQMLGYTVLDYAQAGVMGDLTETAKKEGWDKSVPAALQKFSVYDGKWVAAPVNVHSVNWLWINKSVMDKIGGTQPKTFDDLIALLDKAKAAGVIPLALGGQNWQEATMFDSIVLSTGGPEFYKKAFNDLDEESLKSDTMKKSFDNLAKIIKYVDPNFSGRDWNLATAMVIKGDALVQVMGDWAKGEFVAAKKTPDTDFLCYRFPGTEGSVVYNSDMFGMFNVPDDRKAAQVALATATLSKSFQSAFNVVKGSVPARTDVPDTDFDACGKKGIADLKAANEGGTLFGSLAQGYGAPPAIANAYKDVVSKFVHGQIKTSDEAVTQLVQAIDDAR; encoded by the coding sequence ATGCGCAAGTTTTTGAGCTCGGCAGCTCTTGCTGTCGTGATGATGGCTGGTTTCGGCAGCGCTCACGCGGCTGACGTCAAGGAAGTCCAGATGCTGCACTGGTGGACGTCGGGCGGTGAAGCCGCGGCGCTCAACGTGCTGAAGCAGGACCTTGCCAAGGAAGGCTTTGCCTGGAAGGACGTACCGGTCGCAGGCGGTGGCGGCGACGCAGCCATGACCGCGCTGAAGGCGATGGTTGCCGCGGGCACCTATCCGACTGCTTCTCAGATGCTCGGCTATACCGTGCTCGATTACGCCCAGGCAGGCGTCATGGGTGACCTGACCGAGACGGCAAAGAAAGAGGGCTGGGACAAATCCGTCCCGGCGGCCCTGCAGAAGTTCTCCGTCTATGACGGCAAGTGGGTCGCAGCCCCTGTCAACGTTCACTCCGTCAACTGGCTGTGGATCAACAAGTCCGTCATGGACAAGATCGGCGGCACGCAGCCGAAGACCTTCGACGACCTGATCGCCCTGCTCGACAAGGCAAAGGCAGCCGGCGTCATTCCGCTCGCGCTCGGCGGTCAGAACTGGCAGGAAGCCACGATGTTCGACTCCATCGTGCTGTCGACCGGCGGCCCGGAATTCTACAAGAAGGCTTTCAACGACCTCGACGAGGAATCGCTGAAGTCCGACACGATGAAGAAGTCCTTCGATAACCTCGCCAAGATCATCAAATATGTCGATCCGAACTTCTCGGGCCGCGACTGGAACCTGGCGACGGCCATGGTCATCAAGGGTGATGCTCTGGTGCAGGTCATGGGCGACTGGGCGAAGGGCGAATTCGTTGCCGCCAAGAAGACCCCGGATACCGACTTCCTGTGCTACCGTTTCCCGGGCACCGAGGGCAGCGTGGTCTACAACTCCGACATGTTCGGCATGTTCAACGTTCCTGACGACCGCAAGGCCGCTCAGGTGGCGCTTGCCACGGCAACGCTGTCCAAGAGCTTCCAGTCCGCCTTCAACGTCGTCAAGGGTTCGGTTCCGGCCCGTACCGACGTTCCGGATACGGATTTCGACGCTTGCGGCAAGAAGGGCATTGCCGATCTGAAGGCTGCCAACGAAGGCGGTACGCTGTTCGGCTCGCTTGCTCAGGGCTATGGTGCTCCTCCGGCGATCGCCAACGCCTATAAGGACGTCGTCTCGAAGTTCGTCCATGGTCAGATCAAGACCTCTGACGAAGCTGTTACCCAGCTCGTCCAGGCTATCGACGACGCTCGCTAA
- a CDS encoding LacI family transcriptional regulator produces the protein MTESSQLQRGENPDGTQKRGKPTLRTIATLTGLAVTTVSRALSDAPQISVDTRERVHRIAREIGYLPDRAAQRLKTGRTNVISILLDPHQEVVGFGTAIMYGIAKALKETSYHLVVAPNFLSTTDLEAAEYIVRNNFADGLIFTRTEPFDARVRMLQEVGFPFVSHGRTEFLTPHPYVDYDNYTFAYEATRRLIAKGRTKVTVIMPPKRLTFSQHILHGFMTAVREAGIAYEISEAVTLDSPANELRDFFRARAATPDVPDGFVCPGEVSALALVSAMSDAGLTLAEDYDIVAKETSRLLTHLQPKIETIYEDLVEAGEHLGHMLLQRISNQATENRSLLLPPQINFPVA, from the coding sequence GTGACCGAATCGTCTCAATTGCAACGTGGTGAAAATCCGGATGGCACGCAAAAGCGTGGTAAGCCGACGTTGCGCACGATCGCGACGTTGACCGGTCTTGCGGTAACCACTGTTTCCCGTGCACTCAGCGACGCACCGCAAATATCGGTCGATACCCGCGAACGCGTCCACCGCATCGCCCGCGAGATCGGCTATCTGCCGGACCGGGCGGCCCAGCGCTTGAAGACGGGTCGCACCAATGTCATCAGCATCCTTCTCGATCCGCACCAGGAAGTGGTCGGCTTCGGCACTGCCATCATGTACGGCATCGCCAAAGCTCTGAAGGAGACCTCCTACCACCTCGTTGTCGCCCCGAACTTCCTGTCGACGACGGATCTCGAAGCGGCGGAATATATCGTGCGCAACAATTTCGCCGATGGCCTGATCTTCACGCGGACAGAGCCTTTCGATGCGCGGGTGCGGATGCTGCAGGAAGTCGGCTTTCCCTTCGTATCGCATGGTCGCACGGAGTTTTTGACCCCGCATCCTTACGTCGATTACGACAATTACACCTTCGCCTATGAAGCCACCCGGCGGCTGATCGCCAAGGGCAGAACGAAAGTCACTGTCATCATGCCGCCGAAGCGACTGACTTTCAGCCAGCACATTCTCCATGGGTTCATGACTGCGGTGCGCGAGGCCGGTATCGCCTACGAAATATCGGAAGCGGTCACACTCGATTCACCGGCCAATGAACTCAGGGATTTCTTCCGCGCACGCGCCGCCACACCCGACGTTCCCGATGGCTTTGTTTGCCCAGGCGAAGTTTCTGCGCTGGCGCTCGTCAGCGCCATGAGCGATGCTGGCCTCACACTGGCAGAAGACTACGATATCGTCGCAAAGGAAACGTCGCGTCTCCTGACCCACCTCCAGCCGAAGATCGAGACCATCTATGAGGATCTGGTCGAGGCGGGGGAACATCTCGGCCACATGCTGCTTCAGCGCATCAGTAATCAGGCAACGGAAAACCGGAGCCTGCTCCTGCCGCCGCAGATCAATTTTCCGGTAGCCTAA
- a CDS encoding adenylate/guanylate cyclase domain-containing protein, with product MRPSLEATDPASEAAEGVWPIRRRRILDWLINETRSERFIDNILVEMCKRLLAAGVPVNRSSLHFRTNHPQWIGARILWVEGMDEAKIDTFAYGVETTPQFLNSPVNEIHSGANEVRKNLEDLWEGDDYPFFQELRDDDYSEYIAWPIDHTFGKRHVVTFSTKRPGGFTSEHVDFLRDLLPALTLVSEIRLKNIMARTLLQTYVGPHASEQILSGVITRGSGTTVGAAIMICDLRDFTAISDLWPRDDVIHLLNDYFDAMSDPIERHGGEILKFMGDGLLAIFPLSKPSACHDLLTAIREGQEAMAKLNEQHLRRGRDPLRYGVGVHVGDVMYGNIGSRRRLDFTVIGPAVNVASRLETLTKEVKRSVLLSRAFVEMATCTEEMDNLGTFPLRGLGEPVEVFAFREKPTAGRDAA from the coding sequence ATGAGGCCCTCTTTGGAAGCGACTGATCCGGCAAGCGAAGCTGCCGAAGGCGTCTGGCCTATCCGCAGGCGCCGGATTCTCGATTGGCTGATCAACGAGACCCGCAGCGAGCGTTTTATCGACAATATCCTGGTGGAGATGTGCAAGCGGCTGCTGGCAGCCGGCGTGCCGGTGAACCGGTCCAGCTTGCATTTCCGTACGAACCATCCGCAATGGATCGGCGCCCGCATCCTGTGGGTGGAAGGCATGGACGAGGCGAAGATCGACACCTTTGCCTATGGGGTGGAAACCACGCCGCAATTCCTTAACAGCCCGGTCAACGAGATCCATAGCGGAGCCAATGAGGTGCGGAAAAACCTGGAGGATTTGTGGGAAGGCGACGACTATCCCTTCTTCCAGGAACTGCGCGACGACGACTACTCCGAATATATCGCCTGGCCGATCGATCATACGTTCGGAAAGCGACATGTCGTCACCTTCTCGACCAAGCGGCCAGGTGGTTTTACAAGCGAACACGTGGATTTCCTGCGCGATCTTCTACCCGCCCTGACGCTGGTCAGTGAAATCCGGCTGAAGAACATCATGGCGCGTACACTGCTGCAGACCTATGTGGGGCCGCACGCAAGCGAACAAATTCTCTCCGGCGTCATTACCCGCGGCAGCGGTACGACCGTTGGCGCAGCAATCATGATCTGCGACCTGCGCGATTTCACGGCGATCTCCGACCTCTGGCCGCGTGATGACGTCATTCATCTGCTCAACGATTATTTCGATGCCATGTCCGATCCGATCGAACGGCACGGCGGCGAAATACTGAAGTTCATGGGCGACGGACTGCTCGCCATCTTCCCGCTGTCGAAGCCTTCGGCCTGTCATGATCTGCTGACGGCAATCCGTGAGGGGCAGGAGGCGATGGCGAAACTGAATGAGCAGCATCTGCGCCGGGGCCGTGATCCCTTACGCTATGGCGTTGGCGTCCACGTCGGCGACGTCATGTATGGCAATATCGGGTCGCGCCGTCGGCTGGACTTCACGGTCATCGGCCCTGCGGTCAATGTCGCTTCGCGGCTTGAAACCTTAACCAAGGAGGTCAAGCGGTCGGTGCTTTTATCTCGCGCTTTCGTTGAGATGGCGACCTGCACGGAAGAGATGGACAATCTCGGCACTTTTCCCCTGCGCGGGCTTGGGGAGCCGGTCGAAGTCTTCGCTTTCCGCGAAAAGCCGACAGCCGGTCGTGACGCGGCTTAG
- the nrdF gene encoding class 1b ribonucleoside-diphosphate reductase subunit beta, producing MNMQFKPVSRVRAINWNRIEDDKDLEVWNRLTGNFWLPEKVPLSNDIPSWATLTPVEQQLTIRVFTGLTLLDTIQNGVGSVKLMADTATPHEEAVLSNISFMEAVHARSYSSIFSTLCLTPDVDDAYRWSEENEFLQRKAALIMEHYASGDPLKKKVASVFLESFLFYSGFYLPMYWSSRAKLTNTADMIRLIIRDEAVHGYYIGYKFQRGLEKLSEERRQEIKDFAFDLLLELYDNEAKYTEALYDGVGLTEDVKKFLHYNANKALMNLGYEALFPAEACKVNPAILSALSPNADENHDFFSGSGSSYVIGKAVATEDEDWDF from the coding sequence ATGAACATGCAATTCAAGCCGGTCAGCCGCGTGCGCGCCATCAACTGGAACCGTATCGAGGACGACAAGGATCTTGAAGTCTGGAACCGCCTGACCGGCAATTTCTGGCTGCCCGAGAAAGTGCCGCTGTCGAACGACATTCCCTCCTGGGCGACGCTGACGCCGGTCGAGCAGCAGTTGACGATCCGTGTTTTCACCGGGTTGACGTTGCTCGATACGATCCAGAACGGTGTCGGCTCCGTCAAACTGATGGCGGATACGGCAACTCCGCATGAGGAGGCGGTGCTCTCCAACATCTCCTTCATGGAGGCGGTTCATGCGCGCTCCTATTCCTCGATCTTCTCGACGCTTTGCCTGACGCCCGATGTCGACGATGCCTATCGCTGGTCGGAGGAGAACGAGTTCCTGCAGCGCAAAGCGGCGCTGATCATGGAGCACTATGCTTCCGGCGATCCCCTGAAGAAGAAGGTCGCGAGCGTCTTCCTCGAAAGCTTCCTCTTCTATTCCGGCTTCTATCTGCCGATGTACTGGTCGAGCCGGGCGAAGCTCACCAACACCGCCGACATGATCCGCCTCATTATCAGAGATGAGGCCGTGCATGGCTATTATATCGGTTACAAGTTCCAGCGCGGACTTGAAAAGCTCTCCGAAGAGCGCCGCCAAGAGATCAAGGATTTCGCCTTCGACCTGCTGCTCGAACTTTACGACAACGAAGCGAAATATACCGAAGCGCTCTATGACGGAGTTGGCCTGACCGAGGACGTCAAGAAGTTCCTGCATTACAACGCCAACAAGGCGTTGATGAACCTCGGGTACGAAGCGCTGTTTCCGGCCGAAGCCTGCAAGGTTAATCCGGCAATCCTGTCGGCGCTTTCGCCGAATGCCGATGAGAACCATGACTTCTTTTCGGGCTCCGGCTCGTCCTATGTCATCGGCAAGGCGGTGGCGACCGAGGACGAAGACTGGGATTTCTGA
- the nrdE gene encoding class 1b ribonucleoside-diphosphate reductase subunit alpha, whose product MDTGTNLTRDAGVKPLKAVEALDYHALNAMLNLYDDEGKIQLDKDRMAAKQYFLQHVNQNTVFFHNLKEKLDYLVTEGYYEQDVLDQYSFNFVRDLFDEAYAKKFRFPTFLGAFKYYTSYTLKTFDGKRYLERYEDRICMVALALARGNEQLARDLMEEIITGRFQPATPTFLNAGKKQRGELVSCFLLRVEDNMESIGRSINSALQLSKRGGGVALSLTNIREAGAPIKQIENQSSGIIPVMKLLEDSFSYANQLGARQGAGAVYLNAHHPDIMRFLDTKRENADEKIRIKTLSLGVVVPDITFELAKNNEDMYLFSPYDVERVYGVPFTEISVTEKYREMVADARITKKKIKAREFFQVIAEIQFESGYPYIMFEDTVNRANPIAGRISMSNLCSEILQVSEASEFNDDLSYKTMGKDISCNLGSLNIAMAMDSSDFGKTIEISIRALTAVSDMSHISSVPSIEKGNDDSHAIGLGQMNLHGYLARECIHYGSEEGVDFTNIYFYTVTYHALRASNRLALERGASFKGFENSKYASGDYFDKYTGQEWKPATEKVRALFDDAGIHIPTQEDWLELKKAVMVSGLYNQNLQAVPPTGSISYINHSTSSIHPIVSKIEIRKEGKIGRVYYPAPFMTNDNLDYYQDAYEIGPDKIIDTYAAATQHVDQGLSLTLFFRDTATTRDINRAQIYAWKKGIKTIYYIRLRQMALSGTEVQGCVSCTL is encoded by the coding sequence TTGGACACGGGAACGAACCTGACGCGGGATGCGGGTGTAAAACCGCTAAAGGCCGTGGAAGCGCTGGACTATCATGCGCTGAACGCGATGCTGAACCTCTATGACGATGAGGGCAAGATCCAGCTCGACAAGGATCGCATGGCGGCAAAGCAGTATTTCCTGCAGCATGTGAACCAGAACACGGTGTTCTTCCATAATCTCAAGGAGAAGCTCGATTATCTGGTGACCGAAGGCTATTACGAGCAGGACGTACTCGATCAGTATTCCTTCAATTTCGTCCGCGATCTGTTCGACGAAGCCTATGCCAAGAAGTTCCGGTTCCCGACCTTCCTCGGCGCCTTCAAATATTACACCAGCTACACGCTGAAGACCTTCGACGGTAAGCGCTATCTCGAGCGCTACGAGGACCGTATCTGCATGGTGGCGCTGGCGCTTGCCAGAGGCAATGAACAGCTGGCACGCGATCTGATGGAAGAGATCATTACCGGCCGTTTCCAGCCGGCAACGCCGACCTTCCTCAATGCCGGCAAGAAGCAGCGCGGCGAACTCGTCTCCTGCTTCCTGCTGCGCGTCGAAGACAATATGGAATCGATCGGCCGCTCCATCAATTCGGCGCTGCAGCTTTCCAAGCGCGGCGGCGGCGTGGCGTTGTCGCTGACGAACATTCGTGAGGCCGGTGCGCCGATCAAACAGATCGAAAACCAGTCTTCCGGCATCATCCCCGTCATGAAGCTGCTCGAGGACTCGTTCTCCTATGCCAATCAGCTCGGCGCGCGACAGGGTGCGGGCGCGGTTTATCTCAACGCGCATCACCCTGATATCATGCGCTTTCTCGATACCAAGCGCGAAAATGCCGATGAGAAGATCCGCATCAAGACGCTGTCACTCGGCGTCGTCGTGCCTGATATCACTTTCGAACTCGCCAAGAACAATGAGGACATGTATCTCTTCTCGCCCTATGACGTGGAGCGGGTCTATGGCGTGCCCTTCACCGAGATCTCGGTGACGGAAAAGTATCGCGAGATGGTGGCGGATGCCCGTATCACCAAGAAGAAGATCAAGGCGCGCGAATTCTTCCAGGTGATCGCCGAAATCCAGTTTGAGAGCGGCTATCCCTACATCATGTTCGAAGACACGGTGAACCGGGCAAACCCGATTGCCGGGCGTATCAGCATGAGCAACCTCTGCTCGGAAATCCTGCAGGTGAGCGAGGCCAGCGAATTCAACGACGACCTTTCCTACAAGACGATGGGCAAGGATATCTCCTGCAATCTTGGCTCACTGAACATCGCGATGGCGATGGATTCGTCCGATTTCGGCAAGACGATCGAGATCTCGATCCGCGCGCTGACGGCCGTTTCCGATATGAGCCATATCTCCTCGGTTCCGTCGATCGAGAAGGGCAATGACGACAGCCATGCGATCGGCTTGGGACAGATGAACCTGCATGGCTATCTCGCCCGCGAGTGCATCCATTACGGTTCGGAAGAGGGCGTCGATTTTACCAATATCTATTTCTACACGGTGACCTATCACGCACTGCGCGCCTCCAACCGTCTGGCGCTCGAACGTGGTGCGAGCTTCAAGGGTTTCGAGAATTCGAAATATGCCTCGGGCGACTATTTCGACAAATATACCGGGCAGGAATGGAAGCCGGCGACCGAGAAGGTGCGGGCGCTATTCGACGATGCCGGCATCCATATTCCGACGCAGGAAGACTGGCTGGAATTGAAGAAGGCCGTCATGGTCTCCGGCCTCTATAACCAGAATCTGCAGGCGGTACCGCCGACAGGCTCGATCTCCTATATCAACCACTCGACCTCCTCGATCCATCCGATCGTTTCGAAGATCGAGATCCGCAAGGAAGGCAAGATCGGCCGCGTCTATTATCCGGCGCCGTTCATGACCAACGACAATCTCGATTATTACCAGGATGCCTACGAGATCGGGCCGGACAAGATCATCGACACCTATGCGGCGGCGACCCAGCATGTCGACCAGGGCCTCTCGCTGACGCTGTTCTTCCGCGATACGGCAACGACGCGCGACATCAACCGCGCCCAGATCTATGCCTGGAAGAAGGGTATCAAGACGATCTATTACATCCGCCTTCGCCAGATGGCGCTGTCCGGCACTGAGGTGCAGGGCTGCGTTTCCTGCACGCTCTAA
- the nrdI gene encoding class Ib ribonucleoside-diphosphate reductase assembly flavoprotein NrdI, producing MGLIVYYSSRSENTHRFVEKLGLRAARIPLSAEDIHIREPYVLISPTYCGDGGPGIVKGAVPKQVIRFLNDAENRSNIRGVIAAGNSNFGETYGLAGDVISQKCRVPYLYRFELLGTAEDVANVKDGMGRFWTRERT from the coding sequence ATGGGCCTGATCGTCTACTATTCCAGCCGGTCCGAGAATACCCATCGTTTCGTCGAGAAGCTGGGACTGCGCGCGGCGCGCATTCCCCTCAGTGCTGAAGACATCCACATTCGCGAACCCTACGTGCTGATCTCGCCCACCTATTGCGGGGATGGCGGCCCAGGGATCGTAAAGGGAGCCGTGCCCAAGCAGGTAATCCGCTTCCTCAACGATGCGGAAAACCGCTCCAATATCCGCGGCGTGATTGCAGCGGGCAACAGCAATTTCGGCGAGACCTACGGGCTTGCCGGCGACGTGATCTCGCAGAAGTGCCGGGTGCCCTACCTCTACAGGTTCGAGCTTCTGGGAACTGCCGAGGATGTCGCCAATGTCAAAGACGGGATGGGACGATTTTGGACACGGGAACGAACCTGA
- the nrdH gene encoding glutaredoxin-like protein NrdH, producing MSVTVYSKPACVQCTATYRALDRLGVDYQIIDISEDADALDRVRGMGYMQVPVVVAGENHWAGFRPDMISALS from the coding sequence ATGAGCGTTACCGTTTACAGCAAGCCTGCCTGCGTTCAGTGCACCGCCACCTATCGCGCCCTCGACCGTCTGGGCGTCGACTATCAGATCATCGATATTTCCGAGGATGCCGACGCGCTCGATCGCGTTCGCGGCATGGGCTACATGCAGGTTCCGGTCGTCGTTGCCGGCGAGAACCACTGGGCGGGCTTCCGTCCCGACATGATCAGCGCGCTCTCCTAA